A region of Verrucomicrobiota bacterium DNA encodes the following proteins:
- a CDS encoding shikimate kinase, translating to MAEPRTIRNLALAGFMGTGKSSVGQLVAQELGFEFVDTDAMIEARTGRNIGDIFTEAGEALFRRLETEVLDGLAARADMVISTGGGLIVNPANLASLKSHALVACLWATPATILERTRGHTHRPLLQDPDPLSKIRELLAQREKAYKQADLLINTESRSIREVAQHVLLQFRQAREKSG from the coding sequence ATGGCCGAGCCCCGAACCATCCGCAACCTCGCCCTCGCGGGCTTCATGGGCACGGGCAAGTCGTCCGTCGGCCAGCTCGTCGCGCAGGAGCTCGGCTTCGAATTCGTGGACACGGACGCGATGATCGAGGCGCGGACAGGCCGCAACATCGGCGACATCTTCACCGAGGCGGGCGAGGCCCTGTTCCGGCGCCTCGAAACCGAGGTGCTCGACGGGCTCGCGGCGCGTGCCGACATGGTGATTTCCACGGGCGGCGGCCTCATCGTGAATCCCGCGAACCTCGCGAGCCTCAAGTCGCACGCGCTTGTCGCCTGCCTGTGGGCGACGCCCGCGACCATCCTGGAGCGCACGCGCGGGCACACCCACCGGCCGTTGCTGCAAGACCCCGACCCGCTGTCGAAGATTCGCGAACTCCTCGCGCAGCGCGAGAAGGCTTACAAGCAGGCGGACCTGCTCATCAACACCGAGTCGCGCTCCATCCGCGAAGTCGCGCAACATGTGCTGTTGCAATTCCGCCAGGCGCGCGAGAAGTCAGGATGA
- the queG gene encoding tRNA epoxyqueuosine(34) reductase QueG, with product MKDAIRTRALELGFDDCRFTTARPPASAPNFERWIADGRHGDMGYLARNAPKRVEPQRVLEGARSVICLVASYAGAVSSPRFQVSGAESAPDGAKPKPETRDPRPGIIARYARFRDYHDVLGERSRELAAFVDALGGSGTRSLWYVDTGPVLERDLAQRAGAGFIGKHTNLINRALGNWFFLAEILTTLELEPDASERNRCGTCTRCITACPTRAITAPFELDARLCISYLTIELKGSIPVELRPAMGARIFGCDDCLEVCPWNRFAREGRMMKAHARADLAQSDLLELLALDDAAFKQRFAGTPILRTKRRGLLRNVCVALGNTGHEDARPALLKATRDPEPLIAEHARWATAQIEHRAADGRG from the coding sequence ATGAAGGACGCCATTCGCACGCGGGCGCTCGAACTCGGCTTCGACGACTGCCGCTTCACCACGGCGCGACCGCCCGCGAGCGCGCCGAACTTCGAGCGGTGGATCGCCGACGGACGCCACGGCGACATGGGCTACCTCGCGCGCAACGCGCCGAAACGGGTCGAGCCGCAGCGCGTGCTCGAGGGCGCGCGGTCCGTGATCTGTCTCGTCGCCAGCTACGCTGGCGCAGTTTCGTCGCCCCGGTTTCAGGTTTCGGGCGCGGAGTCCGCGCCAGACGGCGCCAAGCCGAAACCCGAGACCCGCGACCCAAGGCCCGGCATCATCGCCCGTTACGCGCGGTTCCGCGATTACCACGACGTGCTCGGCGAGCGGTCGCGAGAACTCGCCGCGTTCGTGGACGCGCTCGGCGGCTCCGGCACACGCTCGCTGTGGTATGTGGACACCGGTCCCGTGCTCGAACGCGACCTTGCGCAACGCGCGGGCGCCGGCTTCATCGGCAAACACACGAACCTCATCAACCGCGCCCTCGGCAACTGGTTCTTCCTCGCCGAAATCCTCACCACGCTGGAGCTGGAGCCCGACGCGTCCGAGCGCAACCGCTGCGGCACGTGCACGCGCTGCATCACGGCGTGCCCGACGCGCGCCATCACCGCGCCGTTCGAACTCGATGCGCGGCTCTGCATCTCCTACCTCACGATCGAGTTGAAAGGCAGCATCCCCGTCGAACTCCGTCCCGCGATGGGCGCGCGCATCTTCGGCTGCGACGACTGCCTCGAAGTTTGCCCCTGGAACAGGTTTGCCCGCGAAGGCCGGATGATGAAAGCCCACGCCCGTGCGGACCTCGCGCAGTCCGACTTGCTCGAACTGCTCGCGCTCGACGACGCGGCATTCAAGCAGCGCTTCGCCGGCACGCCGATCCTCCGGACCAAACGGCGCGGCCTCTTGCGCAACGTCTGCGTCGCGCTCGGGAACACGGGGCACGAAGACGCACGGCCTGCACTCTTGAAGGCGACCCGCGATCCAGAGCCGCTCATCGCGGAGCATGCACGATGGGCAACGGCACAAATCGAGCACCGAGCCGCGGACGGGCGAGGTTAG
- the trpS gene encoding tryptophan--tRNA ligase yields the protein MRILSGIQPSGALHLGNYFGMMRPAIELQARGECFYFIADYHSMTSLTDPAGRRRNTLDVALDFLACGLDPARSVFFRQSDVPEVTELTWLLSSVTPMSRLELCHSYKDKVAHGLSPNHGLFAYPVLMAADILIYDSNLVPVGRDQKQHVEITRDIAAKWNELYGQTFVIPEAEIRDAVAAVPGTDGQKMSKSYGNTIEIFGDEKALRKKIMSIVMDSRAPQEPKPDADKNIAVQLLQLVAPPDIASGFEQRLRAGGLGYGDLKKALFEHYWNCFAPARARRAELEKNLDHVHTVLRNGAAKARALAQTVVNRARSASGLT from the coding sequence ATGCGAATTTTGTCCGGCATCCAGCCCTCGGGCGCGCTGCACCTCGGCAACTACTTCGGCATGATGCGCCCGGCCATCGAACTGCAGGCGCGGGGCGAGTGCTTCTACTTCATCGCCGACTACCACTCGATGACGTCGCTGACGGACCCCGCCGGGCGCCGACGCAACACGCTCGACGTGGCGCTGGACTTCCTCGCGTGCGGACTCGACCCGGCGCGCTCGGTCTTCTTCCGCCAGTCGGATGTGCCCGAAGTCACCGAACTCACGTGGCTGCTCTCGAGCGTGACGCCGATGAGCCGGCTCGAACTCTGCCACAGCTACAAGGACAAGGTCGCCCACGGCCTCTCTCCGAACCACGGCCTCTTCGCCTATCCCGTGCTCATGGCGGCGGACATCCTCATCTACGACTCGAACCTCGTGCCCGTTGGGCGCGACCAGAAGCAGCACGTCGAAATCACCCGCGACATCGCCGCGAAGTGGAACGAACTCTACGGCCAGACCTTCGTCATCCCCGAGGCCGAAATCCGCGACGCCGTCGCCGCCGTGCCTGGCACCGACGGCCAGAAGATGAGCAAGAGCTACGGCAACACCATCGAGATTTTCGGCGACGAGAAGGCGCTGCGGAAAAAGATCATGTCCATCGTGATGGACAGCCGCGCGCCGCAGGAGCCCAAGCCGGACGCGGACAAGAATATCGCCGTGCAACTGCTCCAGCTTGTCGCGCCGCCGGACATTGCCAGCGGCTTCGAGCAACGCCTGCGCGCCGGCGGCCTCGGCTACGGCGACTTGAAGAAGGCGCTCTTCGAGCACTACTGGAACTGCTTTGCACCCGCCCGCGCGCGGCGGGCTGAATTGGAGAAAAACCTCGACCACGTCCACACCGTGCTCCGCAACGGCGCGGCGAAAGCGCGCGCGCTGGCGCAGACGGTGGTGAACCGCGCCAGGTCGGCGAGCGGGTTGACGTAG
- a CDS encoding NAD(P)/FAD-dependent oxidoreductase, which translates to MNSHHDVLLLGTGHNALVLQAYLARCGLRTLTLERAAEPGGGLLTMANPRLPGFTHHPHSFFHRAITRMPWFRDLELARHGVRYIEPELNVAMLLRDGSALEWWTDFERTAASFAGFSRKDAEALRRWTEEFRPIVEQILVPEAQSPPLEPEHRRQLLSRSKLGRRLLEVSALSPIEFVSQNFEHDALRAGLLFFNGLREVDLRQPGFGHAIPALLASPAKAQMCVGGSGNLARGLVADIAEHGGEVRCGVNVERIVVRNGRASGVALDSGEMLSADAIVSGLNPQQTFLQLLAPGSAPEALRERARRFQYNLLAPLFALNVALDEPPRWAASARRPELGRAFMFILGLERFGQFHDIVSAHERGEIPATVAWGACPTLFDPSQSPAGKHTAFLWEKLPFALRGDAREWDREAAGHGSRLLKFWSQFAPNLAGGAVLDWFARSPLDTERTLPNMTGGDLLVGSFANGQVGFNRPFPGAGNYRTPIEGLYLCGGSTHPGGNVTGLCGYNAARVIATDCGKPVWWNPPDIEPRLAALA; encoded by the coding sequence ATGAACTCTCATCACGACGTTCTCCTTCTCGGCACCGGGCACAACGCGCTCGTGCTGCAGGCGTATCTCGCGCGGTGCGGGCTGCGCACACTCACGCTTGAGCGCGCCGCCGAACCCGGCGGCGGCTTGCTCACGATGGCGAACCCGCGGCTGCCCGGATTCACGCATCACCCGCACTCGTTCTTCCACCGTGCCATCACGCGGATGCCGTGGTTCCGCGACCTCGAACTTGCGCGCCACGGCGTGCGCTACATCGAGCCGGAGTTGAACGTGGCCATGCTGCTCCGCGATGGCAGTGCGTTGGAGTGGTGGACGGATTTCGAGCGCACCGCCGCGTCCTTCGCCGGATTCTCGCGCAAGGACGCCGAAGCCCTGCGCCGCTGGACCGAGGAGTTCCGCCCCATCGTCGAGCAAATCCTCGTGCCCGAAGCGCAGTCGCCGCCGCTGGAGCCGGAGCATCGCCGACAACTGCTCTCACGGAGCAAGCTTGGCCGTCGCCTGCTCGAAGTCTCCGCGCTCTCGCCAATCGAATTTGTCTCGCAGAACTTCGAGCACGACGCCCTCCGCGCCGGGCTGCTCTTCTTCAACGGCCTGCGCGAGGTGGACCTGCGTCAGCCCGGCTTCGGCCACGCCATCCCCGCGCTGCTCGCCTCACCCGCGAAGGCGCAGATGTGCGTGGGCGGCTCGGGCAACCTCGCGCGCGGGCTCGTCGCTGACATCGCGGAACACGGCGGCGAAGTGCGCTGCGGGGTGAACGTGGAGCGAATCGTCGTCCGTAACGGTCGCGCGTCCGGCGTGGCGCTCGACTCCGGCGAGATGCTGTCGGCGGACGCAATCGTGTCCGGGCTCAATCCACAGCAGACGTTCCTCCAATTGCTCGCGCCCGGGTCTGCACCCGAGGCGTTGCGCGAACGCGCGCGCAGGTTCCAATACAACCTGCTCGCCCCGCTCTTCGCGCTGAACGTCGCGCTCGACGAACCGCCGCGCTGGGCGGCATCCGCGCGGCGGCCGGAGCTCGGTCGCGCATTCATGTTCATCCTCGGACTCGAGCGGTTCGGGCAGTTTCACGACATCGTCTCGGCTCACGAGCGCGGTGAAATCCCGGCGACTGTCGCGTGGGGCGCGTGCCCGACGCTGTTCGACCCATCGCAATCGCCTGCCGGGAAACACACGGCGTTTCTGTGGGAGAAACTGCCCTTCGCGCTGCGCGGCGACGCCCGGGAGTGGGACCGCGAGGCCGCCGGGCACGGTTCGCGGCTGCTGAAGTTCTGGTCGCAGTTCGCGCCGAATCTCGCGGGGGGCGCGGTGCTCGACTGGTTCGCGCGCTCGCCGCTGGACACCGAGCGCACGCTGCCGAACATGACGGGTGGCGACTTGCTCGTCGGCTCGTTCGCGAACGGACAGGTGGGTTTCAACCGGCCGTTTCCCGGCGCGGGAAACTATCGCACGCCCATCGAGGGGCTTTACCTGTGCGGCGGTTCGACGCATCCGGGCGGCAACGTCACCGGCCTCTGCGGCTACAACGCGGCTCGCGTCATCGCCACCGACTGTGGCAAGCCGGTGTGGTGGAATCCGCCGGACATCGAGCCGCGACTCGCTGCGCTGGCTTGA